In Gambusia affinis linkage group LG08, SWU_Gaff_1.0, whole genome shotgun sequence, a single window of DNA contains:
- the LOC122835266 gene encoding gamma-crystallin M2-like, which translates to MIALSLVQLHANNMSTTNMNMTSRVIFYEDRNFQGRSYDCSSDCADMSSYLSRCHSCRVERGCFMVYDRTNYMGNQYFMRRGEYADYMSMMGMSDCIRSCRMIPMYRGSYRMRIYERENYGGQMYEMMDDCDNIMDRYRMSNCMSCHVMDGHWLMYEQPHYRGRMMYMRPGEYRNFTNMGWSNMRFMSMRRIMDSYY; encoded by the exons ATGATTGCACTGAGCCTCGTCCAGCTCCACGCCAACAACATGTCCACCACAAACATGAACATGACGAGCAGG GTCATCTTCTATGAGGACAGGAACTTCCAGGGGCGTTCCTATGACTGCAGCAGCGACTGCGCTGACATGTCCTCCTACCTGAGCAGGTGTCACTCCTGCAGGGTGGAGAGAGGCTGCTTCATGGTCTACGACCGCACCAACTACATGGGCAACCAGTACTTCATGAGAAGGGGAGAATACGCCGACTACATGAGCATGATGGGAATGAGCGACTGCATCAGGTCCTGCCGCATGATCCCCATG TACCGCGGCTCCTACAGGATGAGGATCTATGAGAGGGAGAACTACGGAGGCCAGATGTACGAGATGATGGACGACTGCGACAACATCATGGACCGCTACCGCATGTCCAACTGCATGTCGTGTCACGTGATGGACGGACACTGGCTGATGTACGAGCAGCCCCACTACAGAGGCAGGATGATGTACATGAGGCCTGGAGAGTACAGGAACTTTACGAACATGGGCTGGAGCAACATGAGGTTCATGAGCATGAGGCGCATCATGGATTCCTACTATTAA